One genomic window of Prochlorococcus marinus str. NATL2A includes the following:
- a CDS encoding ribbon-helix-helix domain-containing protein: MATRQNSSNGKQKSPRIQVVLPEDLCERLSELAERESRTVSNMAKVLIQEGVKYHELKESSASKELETKEMKTQNFINALEKQKTQRLKGIPKRLKFKRD; the protein is encoded by the coding sequence ATGGCTACTCGTCAAAACTCATCTAACGGGAAGCAAAAATCGCCCCGCATACAAGTTGTTCTGCCAGAAGATTTATGTGAAAGACTGTCAGAATTAGCCGAAAGAGAATCTAGAACTGTGAGTAATATGGCCAAAGTTTTAATTCAAGAAGGAGTCAAGTATCACGAATTAAAAGAAAGTTCAGCATCTAAAGAATTAGAAACAAAAGAAATGAAAACACAAAATTTTATAAACGCATTAGAAAAACAAAAAACACAAAGATTAAAAGGTATTCCGAAAAGATTAAAATTCAAAAGAGATTAA
- a CDS encoding anhydro-N-acetylmuramic acid kinase, translating into MRVLGLMSGTSADGIDAVLVDFTGDPSRPKWQILNTFSYEYPSSIREKIIQVGQGLKISSKDWLELAEEITELNAFAARTCDPDSTAEVVGCHGQTLFHRSVKKSKRGGSLQILLGPLLANLLDQIVIYDFRSKDIASGGHGAPLVALVDEALVGRLYGWRGVLNLGGIANLTIIPPKTGIDKTSQCLGWDCGPANSLVDLAVKESTNSSLTFDENGSLASLGIPKLEIIDKWLRDPFFYLEPPRSTGREQFGFQYLQKRKKELGDISKEDLISTLTTFTASIISQDLDNLFKLKQIRLIELLVAGGGSKNLFLMRQLQKQCCGVHVRPIHEIGVPSQYREALVFATLSWWNFLGKKVHPKYITGANKPILYGVRVDP; encoded by the coding sequence ATGCGTGTATTGGGTTTGATGAGTGGTACGAGTGCGGATGGAATAGATGCAGTTTTAGTTGATTTTACAGGTGATCCTTCAAGGCCAAAATGGCAAATTTTAAACACATTTTCTTATGAATATCCTTCATCAATTAGAGAAAAAATAATACAAGTAGGTCAAGGATTAAAAATTAGTAGCAAAGATTGGCTCGAGTTGGCTGAGGAAATTACTGAACTAAATGCTTTTGCTGCTCGTACTTGTGACCCTGATTCAACCGCAGAGGTTGTTGGATGTCATGGGCAAACTTTATTTCATAGAAGTGTAAAAAAATCTAAAAGAGGAGGAAGTCTTCAAATTCTTTTAGGACCTTTACTCGCAAATCTTTTAGATCAAATTGTTATTTATGATTTTAGATCTAAGGATATTGCTTCAGGTGGTCATGGTGCCCCTTTAGTAGCATTAGTCGATGAAGCTTTAGTTGGAAGGTTATATGGATGGAGAGGAGTCCTCAACCTTGGTGGAATTGCTAATCTTACAATTATTCCACCTAAAACTGGAATTGATAAAACTTCTCAATGCTTAGGCTGGGATTGCGGACCGGCTAATTCTTTAGTTGATTTAGCTGTTAAAGAAAGTACAAATTCATCTTTAACTTTTGATGAAAATGGATCATTAGCATCGCTTGGGATTCCTAAATTAGAAATCATCGATAAGTGGTTGAGGGATCCTTTTTTTTATCTAGAGCCTCCACGATCTACAGGTAGAGAACAATTCGGTTTTCAATACTTACAGAAAAGAAAAAAGGAATTGGGTGATATTTCCAAAGAAGATTTAATATCTACATTAACTACATTTACCGCGTCAATTATCTCTCAAGATTTAGATAATCTTTTTAAGCTTAAACAGATACGTTTAATTGAGCTTTTGGTTGCTGGAGGTGGAAGTAAAAATCTATTTTTAATGAGGCAACTACAGAAACAATGTTGTGGTGTTCATGTTCGTCCAATACATGAAATTGGTGTTCCATCGCAATATAGAGAAGCCCTCGTTTTTGCAACTTTATCTTGGTGGAACTTTTTAGGAAAAAAAGTTCACCCGAAGTACATCACAGGAGCAAATAAACCTATTTTATATGGAGTACGTGTTGATCCTTAA